Below is a window of Syntrophomonas wolfei subsp. wolfei str. Goettingen G311 DNA.
ATAACGCTATGGAATAGCCTCCATCAAGGCACATGGCATTCACAAGTCCCATCCTCTGACAGGCTGCCGCCGCTTTTTTAAGTGTTGCCGCATCCATGTTTCCCATAATGATCCTCCCGTCAGCCGTAGCACCAATAAAAGAGCGAGGGCTGCTGCTGGTATTTATTTTGGCTTCAAAAAAACCTTCTTCTTCGCCGCTTGCTGTAACATTGCCATTAATAATCAGGCTTGGCCCGGCTCCTATAGCACATTGGACTTCTTCCCAATCGCTGGGATTGGTAAAGGTAGGTTTAATTATAACTTCGTAATATACTTCATCGCCTACTTTATAGCGCTCATCGACCAAATAGGAACTTGCTCCATTGTAAACGATTGCAAATCCATTTTCCGGTATATTAAAACTGGAAGTTGTAATAGAGCTGACATGGCCATTGCTTACTATAACGCCTTTGGCACCAGGAGCCAGGTTTACCGTTGTAGCATATTCAGGAGTAAAAATAGTTATAGCTTCCGCTTCCGTGCTGGGGTGATTAATTCTCCAAGGAATAGCCCGGTATTCTCCATTGATATATCCTGCAAATTCAAAAGATAAGCGGTCAACCAGTAGCTTACCGGAAGAAGTTATCCCCACAACAGCCCCACTTTGGCTTATGTGCAATACCTTACCATCCTTAATGATTGTACCCCAGGGGACTGGAGTACCCCCGTAAGCTTCAAAATAGGTTCCATTGATTGCCGCAAAAGCTCCCGCTTTCTTGGCCATGCTAGCCAGTGATTCCGTTGCGCAGATTTGATTCTGCGCATTGAGTACTCGCGGCTGAATATTCTTATCCTTCATATCAAGCGTTACATATTTAACGCCAACGCCGTTTATCTTTTCGCTTTTGTAGGCGTCAGATGACGCAGCAAAAACTTGATTGACGCAACAACAAGATAAAATCAGCGTCATAACAATGATTCCCAAGGTCCATTTACAAAACTTCATGTATACTGCCTCCAAAAAATAAGAATGATAAGCCCCGGGAAAAGACGATAGCTTTTTCCCGGGTTAAGACAATGATTAACTCACCTAAATTGTACCAATGCAACCTGAATTATTCAAGAACTTCGCCCGGTTTTAGATGATACGGTGAAATTTAGTAAGCTGGTATTGGCAATAATTATACTATATTAAAAGTTTTTTACTGGTAAACTATTCAGGAGGGAGGTGTTATTTTTGGAAGAGGTAATCTTAAATGTAGAAGGAATGAGTTGTAATCATTGCAAAATGGCGGTGGAAAAGTCATTGCAAAGCCTTTCCGGAGTAAAGAAGGCGGATGTTGATTTGGCTGCAAAAACAGTTAAAGTTGCTTATGAACCGGGGAAGCTAACTCTTAAAGATTTCGAAGAAGCTGTGGCTGAGGCCGGCTTCGAATTGGTTAAATAGACCGGCATTGTAATGGGAAAGTAAACCTTGCTGCTTGCGCGGGGCATTGCATGAGGATATCCTCGCATGTTATCTGTATTAATTCCCTGGGCTCCGGGTTACAAAAACAATGATGAAAAGTGAGTTTGCCTGGCATTAATAACATAAGTGTCTGACACCATTCAGGTTTTAAGGAGATATTGGCCATGGAGGAGATAAAAAGCACCATTAAAATAGGCGGCATGTCCTGTGCCGCCTGCTCGGCACGGGTAGAGAAGAAATTGAACAACCTGCCGGGAGTGAAACAGGCCCAGGTTAACCTGCTCAGCAATAAGGCCACGACCTTTTATGATCCAGAGATAATCAAGCTATCTGACCTGGAAGAAGCCATACGTCAGATTGGTTATGAAGTGCTGCCCGAGGAGGACGGCAATTATATCAACGCCACTTTGGCTATTGAGGGCATGTCCTGTGCCGCCTGCTCCGCGCGTATTGATAAAAAGCTGAACAGCACCCCGGGAGTGGTAAATGCCAGTGTTAACCTCCTTACCAACCTGGCTAAGGTAAAATATGACCCCCAGTTAATTAGCATTGATGAAGTTGAAAAAGTGGTCGATAAGCTGGGATATCCGACCCACTGGATAGAGCAGAGGGAGCATCCGATCGATAGCCCGGACAAAAATACGGAAATCAAAAAGTTGAAGTTCTTGCTGGGGGCTTCTGCTATTCTGGCCTTTCCTTTAATACTCAACATGGTCTTGATGCTTTTTGATATCAGAGTATCTTTTTTGCATAATCCTTACTGGCAACTAGCTCTGGCCACACCGGTTCAATTTATTATCGGCTACCGTTTTTACCGGAGCGCATTTCTGGCCCTGCGCTCCGGAGGCAGCAATATGGATGTACTGGTGGTCTTGGGCACTACCGCAGCCTATTTTTATAGCCTGTACAATATCTCCCAGGGCGAGATGCATAATATATATTTTGAGGCTTCAGCAACCATTATAACCCTGATACTATTAGGCAAATACCTGGAGGAGCGAGCCAAAAATAAAACTTCCGAGGCCATCCGGGTTCTTGGCAGCTTGCAGCCTCGTTCCGCCCGAGTAGTACGGCAGGGAGAAGAAATGGATCTCCCCATAGAAGAGGTTAGAACCGGCGATCTGGTAGTTATTCGTCCCGGAGAGCGGATTCCTGTAGACGGAATCGTGGAGGAAGGCCATTCAGCAGTTGATGAATCCATGCTGACCGGGGAAAGCCTGCCGGTGGAGAAAAGGCCGGGTGATCCGGTGGTGGGTGCCAGTATTAATAAGAACGGCAGCCTGAAATTTGTAGTTACCCGCACCGGCCAGGACACCACCCTGGCTCAGATTATACGTATTGTGGAGGAAGCTCAGGGTTCCAAAGCCCCGGTGCAGAAGATAGCCGATCAGGTTTCCGGTATATTTGTACCTGCAGTTATGGGTGTGGCCTTGCTTACCTTTATTCTTCAATACTGGATCAAGGCTGATATCACTATAGCTGTTACCACAGCAGTGGCAGTTCTGGTAATAGCCTGTCCCTGTGCCCTGGGGCTGGCCACTCCCACTGCTATAATGGTGGGAACAGGAAAAGGCGCGGAAAATGGCCTATTAATTAAAGGCGGCGGATTCCTGGAATTGCTGCATAAAGTGGATGTAGTAGTCCTGGACAAAACCGGCACCATAACCCGGGGGAAGCCTGCTCTTACCGATATCATTGCCCTGGGCAGTTACGAAGGGGACGAAGTTCTACGCTGGGCGGGAATCCTCGAGAAACATTCTGAGCACCCCCTGGGCGAGGCTATTTATGCTTCGGCCCGTGAGCATTACGGGAATTTGCCCGATCCTGAGGATTTTAAAAATTATCCCGGTCAAGGGGTCATGGGGAAAAGTGCTAATCAGGCCTTAGCCATAGGCAACCGCAGTTTTATGCACAGCCAGGCTATAGATACCGCCGGTGCCGAGGAGCAGGCCAGGCTGCTGGAGGAAGCCGGCAAAACCGCGATGTATCTGGCTATAGATGGGAAACTGGCCGGCTTGCTGGCAGTAGCCGATACGATTAAAGAAAATGCGCTGGCTGCAATTCAGGCCCTTAAAGACATGGGGCTTGAAGTATACATGATCAGCGGAGACAACCAGCGTACGGCACAGGCTATCGCCCGGCAAGTGGGAATCGAAACGGTGCTGGCCGAAGTACTGCCCGAGAAAAAGGCTGAGGAAGTAGAGAAAATAAGGCAAAGTGGTAAAATAGCAGCTATGGTGGGCGATGGGATTAACGATGCCCCGGCTCTGGCCACTGCCGATATCGGCATAGCTATTGGCAGTGGGACTGATGTGGCTATGGAAACGGCCGGCATTGTTTTAATGAGTGGTGATCTGCGCGGGATTTCCGCGGCCATTAAATTATCCCGGCAGACCATGCGTATTATCAAGCAGAATCTATTCTGGGCCTTTTTCTATAACAGCATCGGTATACCTTTTGCGGCTCTGGGCTTTTTATCTCCGGTCATAGCAGGGGCAGCCATGGCCTTCAGCTCCGTATCAGTGGTAAGCAATTCCCTGCGCTTGAGACGTTTTGAGCCGTAAATGGGGAATCTCCTGGATGACGGGAATTTAAGCATCAGAAAAAACTGCGGAGCAGTTTCAACACAGCGCTGCAACGAGGCGGGGGGATTAGACCCACCGCTTGTTTTCTTTGTAGAAGCCGGCCGCTTAAAGATGCGGAGGATATACTTCACCTCGTTATATCTTTATTCTGTATTGCTTTATCTTGCGGTATATGGTGTTACGGGATACTCCCAGGCTCTTAGCCACCTGGCTGACATTTCCGCCATGAAGAACCAGCAGAGCCATGATTTCTTCTTGTTCCCTTTCCTGCTCCATTTCTTTCCTTTTCCGCCTCTCCGTTGAGAGGGAAAGCAACTGGGAATCCTCACAATTCGCCAATTCCTTCAGGGACCGGGCGGCGGGATGCGAAATTTCCTGGGGCAGGTGTTCCCGGCTTATTCTTGATTCCTCGGCAATATTCACCATACGTTCTACCACATTCTGTAATTCCCGTACATTTCCGGGCCAGTCATAATCTTGCAAGGAATGGATTACCTCCGTTTCTACCTGAGGCGTCTTTACCCCCAATTTCTGACTTATGTCCTGCAGAAAGTGATGGAAAAGCAAAGGTATATCCTCTTTGCGCTGGCGCAAAGGTGGCAGGGTGATAGCGATTACATTTAAACGGTAAAAGAGGTCGCGGCGGAAATTGCCCTTTTCCACCTCTTCATGCAGCTTGCGGTTGCTGGCACAGATTACTCTCACATCCACGGGGATTACTTTGTCTCCACCTATACGGGTTACAGTGCGTTCCTGCAAAACCCGCAACAGGGAAACCTGCTTCCCCAAAGGCATTTCCCCTATTTCATCCAGGAAAATAGTACCTCCGGAAGCCAGTTCGAATTTTCCGGGTCTCCCTCCCCGCCTGGCTCCAGTAAATGCACCATCCACATAGCCAAAAAGCTCGCTGCCCAAGAGTTCACGGGGTATAGCACCGCAGTTAACAGCAATAAAGGGAGCATCCCGCCGGGAGCTGGCATTGTGAATGGCCTGGGCAAACACCTCTTTACCGGTACCGCTTTCTCCTTCCAGCAAAATATTGCTCTCACTGCTGGCAGCCAGAGAAGCAATACGCACAACTCTACTCAGTTCCTGACTCTGACCGATAATATCAGAAAAATGAAGACTGGCCTGGGCCCCGCTAAAACGATTCACCAGGCTTTTTATATGGTTTATGGGGTTAATGAAGATTACTCCCCCATTAACCTTTCCTTGCTCATCCATAATGGCCTTACCGGATACCAGACATTGCACCGCTTCCCCGATGCCCAGGGTTAATTCGGAGTAAGAAAAATCCCTGCCGCTGTCCAGCATTTCCTCTACTCGCTGTCCAGGTTCAAATAGCTCTTTAACCGGTATCCCCATTATCTTCCGGCTATTCTGCCCCAAAATCCTTTCCACCGCCGGGTTTATCTGGGTAATGATTCCCTGCATGTCAATTACCATGATTCCATCCGATACGGTATTATAAATATAGCCCAGGCGGTTGCTCAGCAACAAGAGTTCGCGGTTTTTCTGTTGAATCCGCAGCTGGTCGCTGATAGCTTCCACCGCAGCTACCACCATACCCAGGGTATGCAGGTGGGTTTTTTCCACCGGCCCGGACATTTCCAATATTCCTATCACTTGTTTGTCTTCATTGAGGATAGGAGCACCGGAACAAGTCCAGCTATGGTGCTTGCGGCAATAATGTTCTTTGCCTGAAACCTGGACGGGCTTTTTCAAAACTACTGCTGTACCTACTCCATTGTTCCCTATTTCTTCTTCCCGCCAGCAGGCTCCAGGCAAAAGATCAATATTCTCAGCCCCTCTTATAGTATCCTGATCACCAATGGTCTCCATCAAATAACCGCGTTCATTGGCCAGCAAAACAACAAAACCTGAGCCGGCCACAAAACGGTGCAATTTGGCCATAAAGGGGCGTGCTACATCAATTAATTCCTTGTGGTGCTGCAGAATTTCCTGAACCTCAGACTCTGCCAGGCGTCGTTTACTGTTTCCGGCATATGGATTAGCTCCTAGCCGGGCGCATCTCTCCCAGGCATCAGCTATTTCCGCCGGCAGGGCCTCTCTATCCAGACTGCCATTGCTAACGAATTCTTCCCAACAGGATTCAAGCGTGGTTAATTCTGTTTGCATCCTGGAACTCATAGCCATGGCACCTCGCTTTGGTTTCAAGTAGCAAATCTGATTCTACTGCAATAAGTCATTACCGCTCCAATCCTTAATAGCGACCAAAGGGAGCATCAGTTGTGCCCGACAGGGCGCTACGCATGAGCAACACCAGCAGCTTGTCTTAGCGGCTCAAAGCCTTGTGTTGCATCCATGCTTCACCATTTCGCTTTATATATTTATGCAACCCTTGTGCAACAAAAGAGGTTTTTGCAGTGGAGTCAACTCTAAATATCATTTTATCAGATAAGGCTTGAGGGCACGAACATCAATATATCACAGTAGCGGAAGTCCTGCCCAGCAACTACAATAATTGAAAACACCCCCTTTTCTTTGATAGAATCGGGGGTGTTTTATCCGATGACTAACTCGCTCTAAGACCCCCGCCTTTATAGGCAGGAGTAAGAGCGACTAAGTCCCTGGATAAGTGCGACTAAGCTTCAGATGGAGTTAAAACTCCACCTGAAGCAAGTCTTACTTTATGGGGATAGCTAGCAAGGCGAAAAACCTTGCATTTTGCCTACCAGCTTTTTCCGCCGGCATTCTTCACAAAAGCATAGTTCAGCATCTTCTATTCCACTGAGCCTGGAAACATGGTCAATTTGTTCACGGGTAGCGAAAGGCTGGCCGCAACGCTCACAATTTATAAGGTTAAAATTCTTATTCCAGATGGTTCGTGTATTGCCGCTGTCTAAAACTTCAATAGCGCCGGTTGGACAGATATGAGCACAGGCGGCACAACCGATACAGGCCGTTGCCGCCTGGTCATAGGGAGTACCCACCCGTTTATCTATCCCCCGCATTACAGTGGAAATAGCACTTGTGCCCATTTTCTCACAGGCCAGTACACAAAGGCGGCAGACTATACAGCGTTCTTCCTCTTTTTCGCCTAAAGAATTTTCGGAACAGCCATATTCCCGGTACAGCTTCTGCATCAATACACTGCCTGAAGCGCGTTTGTACAGCATCATAATAATATTGCGCCGGATTTTTTCCACTGCCGGAGTAGAGGTCTTAACCTCGATTCCTTCGCTCACCGGATAAGTACAGGAGGCCACCAAACGACTACGGCCTCCTGCAGTTACTTCTACCGTACAAAGACGACAGCTTCCCTGGCCGCCAAAGGCTTCGTGATAGCAAAGAGTGGGAATAGCAATTCCTTCCCTTCTGGCCACATTTAAAATGCTGTCGCCAGGATTAGCTTTGCATGTTTTTCCATCAATAATAAGTTCCATTTCTCCCACCCTCCTCTATTTAACTTTGATAGCCTGGAAAGAGCAGCTATCAATACACTCACCGCAGCGGATGCATTTATCGCTTTCAATCCAGTGAGCCTGTTTTTTCTCCCCTTTTATACCTTCTACCGGACAACGAGGCAGGCAGAGGCCGCAACCGGTGCAGATAACGGGATCAATCCAGAATTCGCTAAGCTCCCGGCAAATCCCGGCTGGG
It encodes the following:
- a CDS encoding 2Fe-2S iron-sulfur cluster-binding protein: MELIIDGKTCKANPGDSILNVARREGIAIPTLCYHEAFGGQGSCRLCTVEVTAGGRSRLVASCTYPVSEGIEVKTSTPAVEKIRRNIIMMLYKRASGSVLMQKLYREYGCSENSLGEKEEERCIVCRLCVLACEKMGTSAISTVMRGIDKRVGTPYDQAATACIGCAACAHICPTGAIEVLDSGNTRTIWNKNFNLINCERCGQPFATREQIDHVSRLSGIEDAELCFCEECRRKKLVGKMQGFSPC
- a CDS encoding sigma-54-dependent Fis family transcriptional regulator, which produces MKPKRGAMAMSSRMQTELTTLESCWEEFVSNGSLDREALPAEIADAWERCARLGANPYAGNSKRRLAESEVQEILQHHKELIDVARPFMAKLHRFVAGSGFVVLLANERGYLMETIGDQDTIRGAENIDLLPGACWREEEIGNNGVGTAVVLKKPVQVSGKEHYCRKHHSWTCSGAPILNEDKQVIGILEMSGPVEKTHLHTLGMVVAAVEAISDQLRIQQKNRELLLLSNRLGYIYNTVSDGIMVIDMQGIITQINPAVERILGQNSRKIMGIPVKELFEPGQRVEEMLDSGRDFSYSELTLGIGEAVQCLVSGKAIMDEQGKVNGGVIFINPINHIKSLVNRFSGAQASLHFSDIIGQSQELSRVVRIASLAASSESNILLEGESGTGKEVFAQAIHNASSRRDAPFIAVNCGAIPRELLGSELFGYVDGAFTGARRGGRPGKFELASGGTIFLDEIGEMPLGKQVSLLRVLQERTVTRIGGDKVIPVDVRVICASNRKLHEEVEKGNFRRDLFYRLNVIAITLPPLRQRKEDIPLLFHHFLQDISQKLGVKTPQVETEVIHSLQDYDWPGNVRELQNVVERMVNIAEESRISREHLPQEISHPAARSLKELANCEDSQLLSLSTERRKRKEMEQEREQEEIMALLVLHGGNVSQVAKSLGVSRNTIYRKIKQYRIKI
- a CDS encoding heavy metal translocating P-type ATPase, whose amino-acid sequence is MEEIKSTIKIGGMSCAACSARVEKKLNNLPGVKQAQVNLLSNKATTFYDPEIIKLSDLEEAIRQIGYEVLPEEDGNYINATLAIEGMSCAACSARIDKKLNSTPGVVNASVNLLTNLAKVKYDPQLISIDEVEKVVDKLGYPTHWIEQREHPIDSPDKNTEIKKLKFLLGASAILAFPLILNMVLMLFDIRVSFLHNPYWQLALATPVQFIIGYRFYRSAFLALRSGGSNMDVLVVLGTTAAYFYSLYNISQGEMHNIYFEASATIITLILLGKYLEERAKNKTSEAIRVLGSLQPRSARVVRQGEEMDLPIEEVRTGDLVVIRPGERIPVDGIVEEGHSAVDESMLTGESLPVEKRPGDPVVGASINKNGSLKFVVTRTGQDTTLAQIIRIVEEAQGSKAPVQKIADQVSGIFVPAVMGVALLTFILQYWIKADITIAVTTAVAVLVIACPCALGLATPTAIMVGTGKGAENGLLIKGGGFLELLHKVDVVVLDKTGTITRGKPALTDIIALGSYEGDEVLRWAGILEKHSEHPLGEAIYASAREHYGNLPDPEDFKNYPGQGVMGKSANQALAIGNRSFMHSQAIDTAGAEEQARLLEEAGKTAMYLAIDGKLAGLLAVADTIKENALAAIQALKDMGLEVYMISGDNQRTAQAIARQVGIETVLAEVLPEKKAEEVEKIRQSGKIAAMVGDGINDAPALATADIGIAIGSGTDVAMETAGIVLMSGDLRGISAAIKLSRQTMRIIKQNLFWAFFYNSIGIPFAALGFLSPVIAGAAMAFSSVSVVSNSLRLRRFEP
- a CDS encoding phosphodiester glycosidase family protein — its product is MKFCKWTLGIIVMTLILSCCCVNQVFAASSDAYKSEKINGVGVKYVTLDMKDKNIQPRVLNAQNQICATESLASMAKKAGAFAAINGTYFEAYGGTPVPWGTIIKDGKVLHISQSGAVVGITSSGKLLVDRLSFEFAGYINGEYRAIPWRINHPSTEAEAITIFTPEYATTVNLAPGAKGVIVSNGHVSSITTSSFNIPENGFAIVYNGASSYLVDERYKVGDEVYYEVIIKPTFTNPSDWEEVQCAIGAGPSLIINGNVTASGEEEGFFEAKINTSSSPRSFIGATADGRIIMGNMDAATLKKAAAACQRMGLVNAMCLDGGYSIALYYASAGVSLAGRDINNGLAFVGRTTNNISSNITSTGNRAIKAISTTANLSIDGGYVDIEAYNINGNNYYKLRDLAMALNNSGKQFEVAWDGGKNAINIYTLKPYSALGGELAKSGAMGSKDAVATNAALYINDQAASFAAYNINGNNYYKLRDLGQAINFAVIWDEYADTIIIDTASDYIP
- a CDS encoding copper ion binding protein, which codes for MLFLEEVILNVEGMSCNHCKMAVEKSLQSLSGVKKADVDLAAKTVKVAYEPGKLTLKDFEEAVAEAGFELVK